One genomic window of Pseudomonas aeruginosa includes the following:
- a CDS encoding sugar kinase, with product MADFEILCFGETMAMFVAEQPGELDRVEQFGKRIAGADSNVAIGLARLGFTVAWLSRVGDDSLGRFVLDSLTREGLDCRFVEVDAQAPTGFQMKSREVDGADPRVEYFRRGSAASRLGLAHIREEMLGARHLHATGIPPALSASACELSHELMRRMRGKGASLSFDPNLRPSLWPSERRMIAEINALAAHAHWVLPGLEEGRLLSGWQEPADIAAFYLDMGVDAVAIKLGPSGAYYRDAHGEGLVPGVPVATVVDTVGAGDGFAVGVVSALLEGLPLPDAVARGNWIGSRAVQVRGDMEGLPKRSQLLDRERRRSA from the coding sequence ATGGCTGACTTCGAGATCCTCTGCTTCGGCGAGACCATGGCCATGTTCGTCGCCGAACAGCCCGGCGAACTGGACCGGGTCGAGCAGTTCGGCAAGCGCATCGCCGGCGCCGACAGCAACGTCGCCATCGGCCTCGCCCGCCTCGGCTTCACGGTGGCCTGGCTGAGCCGGGTCGGCGACGACTCGCTCGGCCGCTTCGTACTCGACAGCCTGACCCGCGAGGGCCTCGACTGCCGCTTCGTCGAGGTCGACGCGCAAGCGCCCACCGGGTTCCAGATGAAGTCCCGCGAGGTCGATGGTGCCGACCCGCGGGTCGAGTACTTCCGCCGCGGCTCGGCGGCCAGCCGGTTGGGCCTCGCCCATATCCGCGAAGAAATGCTCGGCGCCCGCCACCTGCACGCCACCGGCATTCCGCCGGCACTCTCGGCGAGTGCCTGCGAACTGTCCCACGAACTGATGCGGCGCATGCGCGGCAAGGGCGCCAGCCTGTCCTTCGACCCCAACCTGCGGCCCTCGCTGTGGCCCAGCGAGCGCCGCATGATCGCCGAGATCAACGCCCTCGCCGCGCATGCCCACTGGGTCCTGCCGGGCCTGGAGGAAGGCCGCCTGCTCAGCGGCTGGCAGGAACCCGCGGATATCGCCGCGTTCTACCTGGACATGGGCGTCGACGCGGTGGCGATCAAGCTCGGCCCGAGCGGCGCCTACTATCGCGATGCCCACGGCGAAGGGCTGGTCCCCGGCGTGCCGGTGGCGACCGTGGTGGACACCGTGGGCGCCGGCGACGGCTTCGCGGTCGGGGTGGTCAGCGCGCTGCTGGAAGGCCTGCCGCTGCCCGACGCGGTGGCGCGCGGCAACTGGATCGGCAGCCGCGCGGTACAGGTCCGCGGCGACATGGAGGGGCTGCCGAAACGCAGCCAACTGCTCGACCGCGAGCGCCGCAGGAGCGCCTGA